The Kryptolebias marmoratus isolate JLee-2015 linkage group LG1, ASM164957v2, whole genome shotgun sequence sequence CTCATCAGAAAGCgttcaataaatctgttttctgattAGAGAAGGTTTTTGTTGAGGTTTTTCAGTACCCCCATCCCATCAGAGAGGCACAGAGagacatctgttcacatctggcttcttctttgcctgatagagctttaagcagcatttgtggacggcacggtgaactgtgtttacagacagtgttcctgagcagaacagaaccagaacctgtcagCCTGGTGAatctctgcccatcttcagcctgTAAACgctctttttatctgcagtcctctgactgacctgctgataattaacctcattagttataaatgttcctccagatgtttctgactttacagccttttgttgctcttgGATCAACTTCTtacagatgtgttgctgccagcAGATTCCAAAttagcttttatatttaaaaaaatggtacagtttGCTGTGTTccactgaataaaatatgactttctgagatttataaatcattgcattcagtttttatttaatatttaacttttctgaTTTGAGGTTGTACAGTTTAGTTGACCCAGTTCCacagaaggaaataaaatgtttaagtatTACATAAGAACATGAAGTGAGAACCTTTTATTACATAATTTCTATTTCTTGCATCATTTCTTGTCTTAAACCTTTCGatcagcagggggcgctgctgaagctggaaatgaagaaaacattttatttattttattttactggacATCTCTGGTGTTTTCACGGTAACAGACCTGCAGTCTGACGGTACCGGATGTTCTGGATTCCAAAATAAAgcgacttttattgtgaaggcgTGAAGGGTGCACGCGCGCGCGGTCCCTCCCTGCAGCGGagcgaagaggaggaggagctgaaggtcacagcagcaggagcatcctcatcctcctcatcaccaccggaccggaccggaccggagcGAGCCCCGCAGCGCCCCGCAGCGCCCCACCCGCCGCCGCCATGGGGAACCGGGGCATGGAGGAGCTGATCCCGCTGGTGAACCGGCTCCAGGACGCCTTCTCCTCCATCGGGCAGAACGCCGAGCTCGACCTGCCGCAGATCGCGGTGGTGGGCGGACAGAGCGCCGGGAAGAGCTCGGTGCTGGAGAACTTCGTGGGCAAGTGAGtccgaaccgagccgagccgagccgaaccGAACCGGGCCGGGCATAACGTGTGCGCGTCCGTGCCGAATCGGGCCGGAGTCTGTAGGCGCTGTCACGTGATGACGGTCCGCGTTTGATCTGCTGAAGCTGTTAATGATTGATTAttgatgctgcagctgctgatcaGGTGTTCTGCTCACGCGCCAGATTAACAGCTGGAGCTCAGGGAAATGACTGATTTATCAGAGGCAGGAGCTCACCTGTTCTCACCTGAGacaagtgtgtgtctgtgtgtgatccttttaaaatcatcttCAGGTTCCAGCTGATGAGCCTGTCAGGTAAAACTCAGGGATTAATctcccagcagcagctcctgctgtTGCGTAACACACTGAGGATGGATCTCTGAGGATTCCTGAGGGTCCGATGGGCCCTGCAGGTCTGAGGGTTCCTGCGGGTCTGATGGGACCCTGCAGGTCTGAGGGTTCCTGAGGGTCTGATGGGACCCTGCAGGTCTGAGGGTTCCTGAGGGTCTGATGGGCCCTGGAGGTCTGAGGGTTCCTGAGGGTCTGATGGGCCCTGGAGGTCTGAGGGTTCCTGAGGGTCTGATGGACCCCTGCAGGGTTTCAGATGTGATTCTTCAGATCGCAGTCCTCAGGAGTAGTTCTGAGTGTCGGTTCCAGCTGTGAGATCTCTGAGTCCTTCAAGAACTCTGACCCGTTCAGATCCTCTGAGTGTCTTACTTGTTTGGACTCGTTCAGAAcatctgaaccagaaccagaagggTTCAGGTTTGAGTTCAGGACAAAAAGAATCCAGCAGACCCTCAGTCGTTTTTCATTCTGTGGTTTTAGCACCAATGTTTGGACCGGTCCCGTGTGAGACTTGTTGTCCACATCCTCTCTGGTTTTTAAGATGGACACGGCTGTGTCTTCAGAAAATGTGAGCCATCTGCTGTACGTTCTGctcatcagaaccagaacctggcaGGTCCAGAGACCAGACTCTGTTCCTCTCATGTTCTCCAGAGAACATTCTTACTCAGACTGTAGGTGGCGCTGTGcatgtttaaatgaatttaggactgaagctgcagctcgGTTCTGTGAATCTGCAGGAAGTTCCTGGTTCTGATGCTATGAAGTGTGAACATCAGCGTCTCCTCGGCGCTGATGGTCTGTAGTTTGAGTCCTGCTGGCAGCTGACGCCTGATTGGCTGAATATTTTTATCTTCAGCCTGAGGCGGGGCTCTCTGTCCGCATCTCTGCTCCCATTGGTCCCTGCCGGTCACATGACCCAGGAGTGCTTCAGTCAAAGCATCGCATGACAATACCACCGTGACGTACGTGTGTGAGAGACTCTGCAGGGgaatctctcacacacacacacactctctatCAGCGTGTCGTGACGACGGTTCTCCTCGAGCTGCAGATTCCCACCAACAGCTCGGTCCAGTTTACTTTATCTTGTCTTACAGACACCGGCTGCAGGAGGATCCTGTTAGAATAAATTAATCCTCTCCTGCTAATTATCTAAATGTTCATGTTCCTAAAACatcaggtggaggaggagaagtcAGAATTATTGATTAATGCTAAACCAATTAATATTCTTTTGAGTCCTTAATCCTCagtctttctcatccaaaatgaaaataaaataaatcacttttacTTGTTATATATGGTCCAGCAGGCccttattcttatttttcttgttctttttgtctgaCTTGGTATTTAATACAGATAAAGTCAGAATAATGAGGGATTTCCAGgggttttaaaagtttcaggaggTGGAGGTTATTTAGAAAAAGTAGGAAGTCCACTGAGTGAAGCTGAGCGTTGAAGGTACGAGGCGATTGCCCAAGAGGGGTCTGaaaatcttaaatttaaaacatggcATTTGGAGCAAATGGTTGGTTGTTTGAAGAGTCCAAAATCAGCAGTTTGTGAGAACAATTTGTTAAAATCTTTGGCTTTTTGGAAGGATTCATTTAGCCGAGACAAGGAAGTATCTCCCGAGGCAGGAAAGCTGAAGGAAGCCATCTTGTaaaatagatttgaataaaaacatagaGTGGAGATTTCAAATAGATCGTCTTGGCATTCTTACTGGTTAGTAGAATCCAACGGTTCTTTTCTCGGACATTAATCTGTCGTCCACTGCCTGGAAAACGACGCAGTGTCACGCCCCCAacatcgaccaatcagaagcctcggcAGATAAATGAGAACTCTAGTCCAATCAGTGATGGTGTCAAAGATGGCTGCGCCGACAggtcaataaaaataatcaaaaacaaatttgaggaggaagaaaatcacCATTTATTGTGAATGAAATGACATTTTACATCGTTGCTAAGATCGGGGATAACAAAAGGACTCTTCTAGgcaaacattaacaaacaaacatcaaagtaAAGATCAAATACTATTTAAGGAAATGTGGATTTTTATGCCTTAATTAACAAATTAACAGGTAAAGCTCATTTATTTGTCAATAAAAGTAGGTGTGGCATTAATAAGCTCCTCCCTCCTAACAGGGACTTTCTCCCTCGTGGATCAGGAATCGTCACTCGGCGCCCCCTGGTGCTTCAGCTCATCACCTGTTCGACAGGTGAGACTGCAGAGACACTGTGATGTCATTAATCTGATGTCACTGATCTGATGTGATGTCACTGATAAGCTGTGATGTCACTGATAAGCTGTGATGTCATTAATGAGCTGTGATGTCACTGATAAGCTGTGATGTCACTGGTAAGCTGTGATGTCACTGATAAGCTGTGATTCGTACTGCTCAGAGTATGCAGAGTTCCTGCACTGTAAGGGGAAGAAGTTCATTGACTTTGATGAAGTTCGTCAGGAGATCGAGGCTGAAACGGATCGAGTGACGGGACACAACAAAGGGATTAGTCCTGTTCCCATCAACCTGAGAGTCTACTCTCCTAATGGTAACTCACCTGACACACCTGAAAGGTGCCTGACGAATCACCAGGTGTCTGTGCTGACCCTGTTATCTGTGTGCAGTGCTGAACCTGACCCTGGTGGATCTTCCCGGGATGACAAAGGTCCCGGTGGGCGACCAGCCGCCGGACATCGAGCATCAGATCAGAGAAATGCTCATGCAGTTTGTCACCAAGGACAACTGTCTCCTGTTGGCGGTTTCTCCGGCCAACTCCGATCTTGCCAACTCAGATGCTTTGAAGATCGCCAAGGAGGTAGATCCGCAAGGTCCGAGTCCACGTCCTCCTGCAAACTTGACCTGCATCACGTCCACCTGAGGTCAGAGAGTAAAGTCTGTCTGTGTTGCAGGTCTGAGGACCATCGGCGTCATCACCAAACTGGACCTGATGGACGAGGGAACCGATGCCAGAGACATTCTGGAGAACAAGCTGCTGCCGCTGCGCAGAGGTATGACATCACAACCAATCCTGGCTCCTGATTGGTTAGCAGCTctttattaactcaaatataaaGTTACTGCAAACAGGTGTAGAGTAAGAATCCAGATGTCCACTCAGAGACACGACAAAGTCCAGGTTTTCATTCAGAGACAGAACAGAGTCCATGTGTCTAATCAGAGACACGAGAGTCCAGGTGTTCTCTCGTTCTCTGGTCTCAGGTTACATCGGGGTGGTGAATCGCAGTCAGAAAGACATTGATGGGAAGAAAGACATCACGGCAGCTCTGCAGGCTGAGAGGAAGTTCTTCCTGTCCCATCCTTCGTATCGTCACCTGGCCGACCGCATGGGCACCGCCTTCCTGCAGAAAATCCTTAACCAGGTAAACCCGCCAGATCTGTCCTAATTCAGCTCAGAGTTGGAGACACAGGGTTGTTAGAGCTGaggttagctgctgctgctgctgcttctgcaggTCCTGTGGACATCCTGTTCTGTGACGGTCCTCTAACGTTCTGTAAGCAGGTTCTAAAGGCAGGTTCCCAGTCAGCAATGAATTCCTGCTCTTACCTGTCTCTAGACAGGTCCGACAGGTCGGaggtttcatttaaaagatGCTTTAGAAAGTTTCTATTGGTTCTCAGGCTGGTTTCTGACCCAGATCAGAAGTTTCTTCAGGTTGGAGATCTTCTGCCCCGTGGTTCTGTGTCAGTGTGGTTCTGTTGTGTTGGTGTCCACAGGCTATCTGACccacaaactcacacaaaacACCACAGGGACGGAGAAATCCACTGCACTGTTCCAGATTGATCCAGCTGCACCTCTGCTGCAGTAACACAGCATCTCTCCGTTACCCCTAGCAACTGACCAACCACATCCGGGACACGTTGCCAGGGTTACGCAGCAAACTGCAGAGCCAGCTGCTGTCCATCGAGAAGGAGGTAGAGGAGTACAAGAACTTCAGACCGGATGACCCGAGCCGCAAGACCAAGGCCCTGCTGCAGTCAGTACCAGTACACAACAAAGTACTACTCAGAATAGCACAGTACTACTTTAAGTGTCTGGTGACTGACAGAGCCGTGCGTGTTTCAGGATGGTGCAACAGTTCGCTGTGGACTTCGAGAAACGGATCGAAGGTTCTGGAGACCAGGTGGACACATATGAGCTTTCAGGAGGAGCGAAAATCAACCGCGTCTTCCACGAGCGCTTCCCCTTCGAACTGGTcaaggtaaacacacacagagttgtTGCCGTGGTAACGTGTTGCAGGACGTCCTGCGGCGGGTAAACAGATGTTGATCTGTTCCACCTGCAGCTGGAGAGCGATGAGAAGACCCTACGGAAGGAAATCAGCTACGCCATCAAGAACATCCACGGAATCAGGTGGGTTTCATGTCTGCAGGAGTCTGTGCAGCTTACCTGGTTTGTAGTTGTTACCTGTGTGGACTCACCTGTGTTCTGCGCTCAGGACGGGTCTGTTCACGCCTGACATGGCGTTTGAGACCATCGTGAAGCGTCAGATCGCTCAGCTCAAAGAGCCGTGCCAGAAGTGTGTGGATCTGGTGATCAGCGAGCTTGTCAACACTGTGAGGCAGTGTACACAGAAGGTACTACACAGTACTACTGCACAGTACTACTACACAGTACTACCCCTCAGTACTACCCCTCAGTACTACCCCTCAGTACTACCACACAGTACCACCACACAGTACCACCACACAGTACTACCACACAGTACCACCACACAGTACTACCACACAGTGCTACCACATAGTACCACCATACAGTACTACCATACAGTACAACCACACAGTACTACCACACAGNNNNNNNNNNNNNNNNNNNNNNNNNNNNNNNNNNNNNNNNNNNNNNNNNNNNNNNNNNNNNNNNNNNNNNNNNNNNNNNNNNNNNNNNNNNNNNNNNNNNNNNNNNNNNNNNNNNNNNNNNNNNNNNNNNNNNNNNNNNNNNNNNNNNNNNNNNNNNNNNNNNNNNNNNNNNNNNNNNNNNNNNNNNNNNNNNNNNNNNNNNNNNNNNNNNNNNNNNNNNNNNNNNNNNNNNNNNNNNNNNNNNNNNNNNNNNNNNNNNNNNNNNNNNNNNNNNNNNNNNNNNNNNNNNNNNNNNNNNNNNNNNNNNNNNNNNNNNNNNNNNNNNNNNNNNNNNNNNNNNNNNNNNNNNNNNNNNNNNNNNNNNNNNNNNNNNNNNNNNNNNNNNNNNNNNNNNNNNNNNNNNNNNNNNNNNNNNNNNNNNNNNNNNNNNNNNNNNNNNNNNNNNNNNNNNNNNNNNNNNNNNNNNNNNNNNNNNNNNNNNNNNNNNNNNNNNNNNNNNNNNNNNNNNNNNNNNNNNNNNNNNNNNNNNNNNNNNNNNNNNNNNNNNNNNNNNNNNNNNNNNNNNNNNNNNNNNNNNNNNNNNNNNNNNNNNNNNNNNNNNNNNNNNNNNNNNNNNNNNNNNNNNNNNNNNNNNNNNNNNNNNNNNNNNNNNNNNNNNNNNNNNNNNNNNNNNNNNNNNNNNNNNNNNNNNNNNNNNNNNNNNNNNNNNNNNNNNNNNNNNNNNNNNNNNNNNNNNNNNNNNNNNNNNNNNNNNNNNNNNNNNNNNNNNNNNNNNNNNNNNNNNNNNNNNNNNNNNNNNNNNNNNNNNNNNNNNNNNNNNNNNNNNNNNNNNNNNNNNNNNNNNNNNNNNNNNNNNNNNNNNNNNNNNNNNNNNNNNNNNNNNNNNNNNNNNNNNNNNNNNNNNNNNNNNNNNNNNNNNNNNNNNNNNNNNNNNNNNNNNNNNNNNNNNNNNNNNNNNNNNNNNNNNNNNNNNNNNNNNNNNNNNNNNNNNNNNNNNNNNNNNNNNNNNNNNNNNNNNNNNNNNNNNNNNNNNNNNNNNNNNNNNNNNNNNNNNNNNNNNNNNNNNNNNNNNNNNNNNNNNNNNNNNNNNNNNNNNNNNNNNNNNNNNNNNNNNNNNNNNNNNNNNNNNNNNNNNNNNNNNNNNNNNNNNNNNNNNNNNNNNNNNNNNNNNNNNNNNNNNNNNNNNNNNNNNNNNNNNNNNNNNNNNNNNNNNNNNNNNNNNNNNNNNNNNNNNNNNNNNNNNNNNNNNNNNNNNNNNNNNNNNNNNNNNNNNNNNNNNNNNNNNNNNNNNNNNNNNNNNNNNNNNNNNNNNNNNNNNNNNNNNNNNNNNNNNNNNNNNNNNNNNNNNNNNNNNNNNNNNNNNNNNNNNNNNNNNNNNNNNNNNNNNNNNNNNNNNNNNNNNNNNNNNNNNNNNNNNNNNNNNNNNNNNNNNNNNNNNNNNNNNNNNNNNNNNNNNNNNNNNNNNNNNNNNNNNNNNNNNNNNNNNNNNNNNNNNNNNNNNNNNNNNNNNNNNNNNNNNNNNNNNNNNNNNNNNNNNNNNNNNNNNNNNNNNNNNNNNNNNNNNNNNNNNNNNNNNNNNNNNNNNNNNNNNNNNNNNNNNNNNNNNNNNNNNNNNNNNNNNNNNNNNNNNNNNNNNNNNNNNNNNNNNNNNNNNNNNNNNNNNNNNNNNNNNNNNNNNNNNNNNNNNNNNNNNNNNNNNNNNNNNNNNNNNNNNNNNNNNNNNNNNNNNNNNNNNNNNNNNNNNNNNNNNNNNNNNNNNNNNNNNNNNNNNNNNNNNNNNNNNNNNNNNNNNNNNNNNNNNNNNNNNNNNNNNNNNNNNNNNNNNNNNNNNNNNNNNNNNNNNNNNCACAGTACCACCACACAGTACCACCACACAGTACTACCACACAGTGCTACCACATAGTACCACCATACAGTACTGCCACTGTTACCACACAGTACTACCACTCAGTACTACCACTGTTACTACACAGTACTACCACACAGGGCTACCACTGTTACTACACAGTACTACCACACAGTACTACCACTCAGTACTACCACACAGTACCACCACACAGTACCACCACACAGTACCACCACACAGTACTACCACACAGTGCTACCACATAGTACCACCATACAGTACTGCCACTGTTACCACACAGTACTACCATACAGTACTACCACATAGTACTGTCACTGTTACTACACAGTACTACCACTCTACTTAGTACTACAGGACAGGAAGTACTCTGTTGGACCTACACTGATCACAGGACTGTCTGATGAGCTTTTTAGCCTCTTTTGCACAaagttttggtttcatttgtGTGATtataatcaaacattttaacctCTCTGTACTTCCTTCTTCTTGTTTCcttgttctttgtttctctacttcttccttcttcttgtttcctttctttttgtttcctattttctgcctcctctctggtttttcttcttcccttttcctgcttccttttccctttcttctgtttcctgttttctgtttcctttcatCCTTGCACGTTTTCTTGTCTCCTGCTTCTTGCCTTCTTTCCTgggtcctttttttcctgttttctacttcctgtttcctgtgtccttttttcctgtttttctacttcctgtttcctgtctgcagtTGGCTCAGTATCCAATGCTCCGAGAGGAAATGGAGAGAATCGTCACTCAGCACATCAGGGACCGTGAGAGTCGTACTAAAGGCCAGGTGTGTCCCGTGACGTGTGTTTGTTGAGTTTGTTGTGAAGACGTTCAGGTCGTTTGGATACTGCCAGCAGAAACTCTGAGCTGCTGAACGGTCGTTTGTCTCATCAGGTGATGCTGCTGATTGACATCGAGCTGGCCTACGTCAACACCAACCATGAGGACTTCATCGGCTTCGCAAAGtaagaaactttaaataaaaatgatacgAATCTGAGAACATGGGTGAGAACTTGTACTTCCTGTCAGATCCAGGTACACTCACCTGTATCCCAGGTACAGGTGTCACATAACCCACTGAGCTGAACTTAGACTGTGTCAATCctgacatgtgtgtgtgtgtgtgtgtgtgtcagcgcGCAGCAGAAGAGCAGTCAGATGAGCAAGAAGAAGGCCACAGGAAACCAGGTTAGTTCCAGCAGGTGACCTGGAAGGGGCGGGGCcaaagatggatgaatggatgactCATTCATGTGTTGCTCTCGTTTCTTCTCACCTCTGCCTCTTCCCAtccctctctctgcctctgttGCTGTGGCAACCAGGACGAGATcatggtgagtgtgtgtgagcgccTGTTTCTCTGATGGTTTAGGTTTAAGGTTTGGTTAAGTTTGGTTTAAGTTGAAGGTTTGGTTTAAGTTTGTTTAAGTTTGGTTTAAGTTGAAGGTTTGGTTTAAGTTTGGTTTATGTCACGTTTTGGTTGGTTCTAGATTTGGTTTATGTCAGGCTTATGTTTGGTTAGATTTAACTTTGGTTTATGttcagtttatatttagttttggtAACTTTTAGGCTTCAGTTGGGTTTTGTTTCGGTCTGTTTTAGGTTTGGTTTGGGTTTGGTTTATCTTGTGCTTTGACATCTTCTCAGTGAGGATTATAATTAAGTCAGTAAGCAGATTTTCACAATAAGACGTAAGTTTTTGATTTAGGTGACATCTAGCTGCTAAAATGAACTCGTTTTGATTGTTGGTGGATAAACGGTGAGGAAGGAGGAAATGTTTGGTCTCTCATTGGtcacaggatttattttaatgctggTGTCACTGTTTACGGCTTGATGACATCCTAACCAAGCGCCTGTTTCTCTGATGTAACGACGCAGGTGATTCGTAAAGGTTGGCTCACCATCAACAACATCGGCATCATGAAGGGTGGAGCCAAAGAGTACTGGTTCGTCCTGACGGCAGAGGCTCTGTCCTGGTACAAAGACGATGAGGTGAAAACCACACAGACACGTCCTGTTACCTTCGGGTCTGATGGCTCTGATGCTTCTGAGCTCTTACTGAACcgttttcatttcaaactgttCGCCTGACTGATTTCATCCATACAGTGTAAATCCACTGAAGGACCGTCGGACCTGGCAGTCGCAGCAGCTCCATATTTCATCACTCTGACTCTTGTCTATGAACTCCCAGCATGCATCACAAACCTGCTTATATTTACTCAGGATGAAGCCGCAGTGAGAGCAGATCCAGACTTGCTGATCATCCGATTTCTGCTCAagttaattggatttttttggATAATGAGCTGCTGAGTCCTTCCAGCTGTCCTCTGGAGGACAGATGTTAATACCAGATGTGAACACTTGCACCTAAGTTAAACTGaaaagtgtcatttttgtttgggAGACAGAAACTCATCATGTTATTGCTGCGCCCCCTACAGGAAAAGGAGAAGAAGTACATGCTTCCTGTGGACAACCTGAAGCTGAAGGACATCGAGAAGAGCTTCATGTCCAGCAAACACATCTTCGCTTTGTTCAACACTGAGCACAGGTCAGTAATCAGTGCCTCACCCTGTGTGTCACACAGCTGAGGTTTGAGCGTTGAGTTCATGAAACTGCAGACTTTAATTTATGCTCCACCTGGTTGTGTCCTCGGTCCACTCCAATTCAGCAGGAACATCAGAATGTTGTCTGTTGTAGGAATGTGTACAAGGACTACCGGCAGCTGGAGTTGGCCAGCGAGTCACAGGAGGAGGTTGACAGCTGGAAGGCTTCTTTCCTACGGGCTGGAGTGTACCCTGAGCGCAGCGTGGTACTGCATCATCACTGTGATTCTGTAACCTGACACTCAGATCAATCACTAATactctcctgtctttttgtgcCGCCGTCCTGCAGGACAAAGAAAAGGTGAGTCCATGATCCATGTCACCTGGTGGAGGCGGCTCACCTGTGGGGTTCTGTGTTTCACAGTGTGTCTGTCGGCAGGTGGAGGCGGAGGAGTCCAGCGCCGACGGGCAGATCCACAGTATGGACCCTCAGCTGGAGAGACAGGTGGAGATTGTCCGGAACCTGGTGGACTCTTACCTGGCCATCATCCACCGCACCGTCAGAGACCTGATCCCCAAAACCATCATGCACCTCATGGTCAACAATgtacgacacacacacacctgcacaggtGAACTCGGATACACAGGAAATGGTGTCATGAGTCATGTGaccttttttctgctcctcagaCAAAAG is a genomic window containing:
- the LOC108248097 gene encoding dynamin-1-like isoform X3 — its product is MGNRGMEELIPLVNRLQDAFSSIGQNAELDLPQIAVVGGQSAGKSSVLENFVGKDFLPRGSGIVTRRPLVLQLITCSTEYAEFLHCKGKKFIDFDEVRQEIEAETDRVTGHNKGISPVPINLRVYSPNVLNLTLVDLPGMTKVPVGDQPPDIEHQIREMLMQFVTKDNCLLLAVSPANSDLANSDALKIAKEVDPQGLRTIGVITKLDLMDEGTDARDILENKLLPLRRGYIGVVNRSQKDIDGKKDITAALQAERKFFLSHPSYRHLADRMGTAFLQKILNQQLTNHIRDTLPGLRSKLQSQLLSIEKEVEEYKNFRPDDPSRKTKALLQMVQQFAVDFEKRIEGSGDQVDTYELSGGAKINRVFHERFPFELVKLESDEKTLRKEISYAIKNIHGIRTGLFTPDMAFETIVKRQIAQLKEPCQKCVDLVISELVNTVRQCTQKLAQYPMLREEMERIVTQHIRDRESRTKGQVMLLIDIELAYVNTNHEDFIGFANAQQKSSQMSKKKATGNQDEIMVIRKGWLTINNIGIMKGGAKEYWFVLTAEALSWYKDDEEKEKKYMLPVDNLKLKDIEKSFMSSKHIFALFNTEHRNVYKDYRQLELASESQEEVDSWKASFLRAGVYPERSVDKEKVEAEESSADGQIHSMDPQLERQVEIVRNLVDSYLAIIHRTVRDLIPKTIMHLMVNNTKEFIHSDLLAHLYSCGDQNTLMEESQEQAQRRDEMLRMYHALREGLNIIGDISTTTVTTAAPPPVDDSWLQVTGMPSGRRSPMSSPTPQRRAPPGPPRPGGRAAPGPPSRPAVSPDPGPPPSVPSRPNRAPPPGVPRISISDQ
- the LOC108248097 gene encoding dynamin-1-like isoform X2; this translates as MGNRGMEELIPLVNRLQDAFSSIGQNAELDLPQIAVVGGQSAGKSSVLENFVGKDFLPRGSGIVTRRPLVLQLITCSTEYAEFLHCKGKKFIDFDEVRQEIEAETDRVTGHNKGISPVPINLRVYSPNVLNLTLVDLPGMTKVPVGDQPPDIEHQIREMLMQFVTKDNCLLLAVSPANSDLANSDALKIAKEVDPQGLRTIGVITKLDLMDEGTDARDILENKLLPLRRGYIGVVNRSQKDIDGKKDITAALQAERKFFLSHPSYRHLADRMGTAFLQKILNQQLTNHIRDTLPGLRSKLQSQLLSIEKEVEEYKNFRPDDPSRKTKALLQMVQQFAVDFEKRIEGSGDQVDTYELSGGAKINRVFHERFPFELVKLESDEKTLRKEISYAIKNIHGIRTGLFTPDMAFETIVKRQIAQLKEPCQKCVDLVISELVNTVRQCTQKLAQYPMLREEMERIVTQHIRDRESRTKGQVMLLIDIELAYVNTNHEDFIGFANAQQKSSQMSKKKATGNQVIRKGWLTINNIGIMKGGAKEYWFVLTAEALSWYKDDEEKEKKYMLPVDNLKLKDIEKSFMSSKHIFALFNTEHRNVYKDYRQLELASESQEEVDSWKASFLRAGVYPERSVDKEKVEAEESSADGQIHSMDPQLERQVEIVRNLVDSYLAIIHRTVRDLIPKTIMHLMVNNTKEFIHSDLLAHLYSCGDQNTLMEESQEQAQRRDEMLRMYHALREGLNIIGDISTTTVTTAAPPPVDDSWLQVTGMPSGRRSPMSSPTPQRRAPPGPPRPGGRAAPGPPSRPAVSPDPGPPPSVPSRPNRAPPPGVPSRPNKGSPAHGESPQSSIEG
- the LOC108248097 gene encoding dynamin-1-like isoform X1 — encoded protein: MGNRGMEELIPLVNRLQDAFSSIGQNAELDLPQIAVVGGQSAGKSSVLENFVGKDFLPRGSGIVTRRPLVLQLITCSTEYAEFLHCKGKKFIDFDEVRQEIEAETDRVTGHNKGISPVPINLRVYSPNVLNLTLVDLPGMTKVPVGDQPPDIEHQIREMLMQFVTKDNCLLLAVSPANSDLANSDALKIAKEVDPQGLRTIGVITKLDLMDEGTDARDILENKLLPLRRGYIGVVNRSQKDIDGKKDITAALQAERKFFLSHPSYRHLADRMGTAFLQKILNQQLTNHIRDTLPGLRSKLQSQLLSIEKEVEEYKNFRPDDPSRKTKALLQMVQQFAVDFEKRIEGSGDQVDTYELSGGAKINRVFHERFPFELVKLESDEKTLRKEISYAIKNIHGIRTGLFTPDMAFETIVKRQIAQLKEPCQKCVDLVISELVNTVRQCTQKLAQYPMLREEMERIVTQHIRDRESRTKGQVMLLIDIELAYVNTNHEDFIGFANAQQKSSQMSKKKATGNQDEIMVIRKGWLTINNIGIMKGGAKEYWFVLTAEALSWYKDDEEKEKKYMLPVDNLKLKDIEKSFMSSKHIFALFNTEHRNVYKDYRQLELASESQEEVDSWKASFLRAGVYPERSVDKEKVEAEESSADGQIHSMDPQLERQVEIVRNLVDSYLAIIHRTVRDLIPKTIMHLMVNNTKEFIHSDLLAHLYSCGDQNTLMEESQEQAQRRDEMLRMYHALREGLNIIGDISTTTVTTAAPPPVDDSWLQVTGMPSGRRSPMSSPTPQRRAPPGPPRPGGRAAPGPPSRPAVSPDPGPPPSVPSRPNRAPPPGVPSRPNKGSPAHGESPQSSIEG